The Candidatus Cloacimonadota bacterium region TCATAAGGGATTGTGAGCTCTTCCGTGCTCGGTTGTCCCACCACTGTTTGCGCTAAAATCGGAGCGATGAACATCACCCAGATAGCGAAAACAGTGGAGAGAGTTTTCTTAGATTGATTTCTCATATTGGTTTTCCATGTTTTGCTTATGTCTCGCCGCTGAACTTTTTGAGCCACCAATTTTTGTCAAGTTTATTTTTCGTTTTTTCTGCTTATCTGCTTGTGCCGCAATATGTAGGCCTTGGCGGTCAATCGGGCTTCCGCGGCCTTGAAAACTTCGGGATGGGATCCCTTTTAGCTGGATTATCGAATTTGGCCTCATAAACCCCTGCCGGGAGGGCGACGGAAGAAATAGTTTGACAGAAATCCCCTGTTGCCTGCTATATCACAGAAACGAATTATTACAATAGAAAAGGAGTACGACCATGCCCAAAATGACGGTTGACCCGTTTTACTGCAAAGGTTGTGGACTCTGTATCGCTGCCTGTCCCAAGAAGATCATCCGGTTTTCAGAGGACATTAACGCGAAAGGATACCACTACGCAGAGTGTTTCAAGCAGGATGAATGCATAGCCTGCAAAATGTGTTATATGACCTGCCCCGATGTGGCAATCACGGTCGAGAAGTGAGGTTGAGATGTCGAAAATATTGATGAAAGGAAACGAAGCCGTGGCCGAAGCCGCGATCAGATCCGGCTGCCGCCTCTATTTCGCCTATCCGATCACGCCTCAGAGCGAGCTTATCGAATACATGGCCAAGATGATGCCCAAGGTGGGGGGAACCTTCCTCCAGGCTGAAAGCGAAGTCTCAGCCATCAATATGGTTTACGGCGCCGCAGGAGCCGGAAAACGCGTGATGACCTCTTCCTCTTCGCCGGGGATTTCCCTTAAAATGGAAGGGCTTTCCTACATTGCCGGCGCGGAGCTACCAGCGGTGATCATCAACGTTCAGCGCGGCGGACCCGGCCTGGGCGACATCCAGCCTGCCCAGGGCGACTATTTTCAAGCCACCAAGGGCGGCGGACATGGCGATTACCGCCTCATCGTGCTCGCTCCCAGTTCCGTGCAGGAATTCGCTGACATGGCATCCGAGGCCTTCGATCTAGCAGACAAATACCGCAATCCTGTAATGATTCTGGCCGACGGTATGCTGGGCCAGATGATGGAGCCGGTGGAATTCAAGGAAGCGAAGACCCAGAAAGAGATCGAAGCCCTTGGCAACCAACACCTTTCCTGGTGCATCTGTCCCAACGAAGACGGTGACAAGAAACACCACCACGAGATAAACTCCCTGGAGATCGATCCGGCCGTGCTGGAAAAACATGTTGAAAAACTCTATGAAAAGTACGCTGAGATCGAGAAAAACGAAATCAAGTATGATACCTACAACCTCTCCAATGACAACGAGGTGCTCTGCGTGGCTTGGGGAACCGCTTCCCGCATTGTGAAATCCGCCATCAACGAACTCACAGCCGCCGGCAAGAGCGTTGGCCTCATCCGTCCCATCACCTGCTGGCCTTATCCTTACGAGGCTGTGGCCGCCGCCATCGGCCCCAAGGTGAAGGAAGTTTATGTGTTTGAACTCAACACCGGCCAAATGCTGGACGATGTAAAGATCGCCGTGGCCGGCAAGGTCCCGGTTAAATTCTGGGGAAAGGTTGGCGGGATTGTGTTCACCCCGGCGGAGATCCAGGCCAAACTGGAAGCCTGTTTCTAAGAAGGAGGAAAGAAATGCAAGTAATCGCCAAAAGACCTGAAACTCTCACCAAAACACCCTTCACCTATTGCCCCGGCTGCCTCCACGGAGTGGCCCACCGCCTCATCGCTGAAGCGATCGAAGAGCAGGGGCTGATCAATTTAATGACCGGGGTGGCCCCTGTTGGCTGCTCTGTTTTCGCCTATAAATTCTTTAATTTCGACATGGCTGAAGCCGCCCACGGACGCGCCCCGGCTGTCGCCACCGGTGTGAAACGTGCCCGGCCGGACATGCATGTCTTTACCTATCAGGGCGATGGCGACCTTGCCGCCATCGGCACCGCCGAGATAGTTCACGCCGCGAATCGTGGCGAGCACATCAGCGTTTTCTTTGTGAACAACGCAATCTACGGCATGACGGGAGGCCAGATGGCCCCCACCACCCTACCCGAGATGAAGACAACCACCAGCCCCTATGGCCGCAAAGTGGACGATATCGGCTATCCCATCCGCGTTTGCGAACTTCTGGCCACCCTGGTGGCGCCCTATTATATTGAAAGGGTGTCGCTGCTCAGCCCGGCCGAGATTATTAAAGCCAAAAAGGCCGTGGACAAAGCCATCCGCTATAACAAAGAAGGCCGCGGCTTTACCTTTATCGAATTCATAAGCACCTGCCCCACCAACTGGGGTATGGACCCTGTCAAATCGCGCGATTGGGCGCGGGAAAACATGCTGCCCTTCTTCAAGCCCGGCTTGTTCCGGGACAAGGGCGAGGGGGTGGAATGATGACTACTGAAATGATTTGCGCGGGATTCGGCGGACAAGGCGTTC contains the following coding sequences:
- a CDS encoding 2-oxoglutarate oxidoreductase, coding for MQVIAKRPETLTKTPFTYCPGCLHGVAHRLIAEAIEEQGLINLMTGVAPVGCSVFAYKFFNFDMAEAAHGRAPAVATGVKRARPDMHVFTYQGDGDLAAIGTAEIVHAANRGEHISVFFVNNAIYGMTGGQMAPTTLPEMKTTTSPYGRKVDDIGYPIRVCELLATLVAPYYIERVSLLSPAEIIKAKKAVDKAIRYNKEGRGFTFIEFISTCPTNWGMDPVKSRDWARENMLPFFKPGLFRDKGEGVE
- a CDS encoding 3-methyl-2-oxobutanoate dehydrogenase subunit VorB, yielding MSKILMKGNEAVAEAAIRSGCRLYFAYPITPQSELIEYMAKMMPKVGGTFLQAESEVSAINMVYGAAGAGKRVMTSSSSPGISLKMEGLSYIAGAELPAVIINVQRGGPGLGDIQPAQGDYFQATKGGGHGDYRLIVLAPSSVQEFADMASEAFDLADKYRNPVMILADGMLGQMMEPVEFKEAKTQKEIEALGNQHLSWCICPNEDGDKKHHHEINSLEIDPAVLEKHVEKLYEKYAEIEKNEIKYDTYNLSNDNEVLCVAWGTASRIVKSAINELTAAGKSVGLIRPITCWPYPYEAVAAAIGPKVKEVYVFELNTGQMLDDVKIAVAGKVPVKFWGKVGGIVFTPAEIQAKLEACF
- a CDS encoding ferredoxin family protein; the encoded protein is MPKMTVDPFYCKGCGLCIAACPKKIIRFSEDINAKGYHYAECFKQDECIACKMCYMTCPDVAITVEK